In Euphorbia lathyris chromosome 10, ddEupLath1.1, whole genome shotgun sequence, a single genomic region encodes these proteins:
- the LOC136208957 gene encoding auxin transporter-like protein 4 isoform X5 has translation MISSDTYFIFEVSNASGIKVAQVLLTLPYSFSQLGMVSGIVFQVFYGLVGSWTAYLIIVLCIEYRSRKKKENFNFKNHVIQWFEVLDGLLGPYWKALGLAFNCTFLLFGSVIQFIGCARFYRLGGVLLV, from the exons ATGATTTCAAGTGACACATACTTTATCTTTGAGGTATCAAATGCAAGTGGTATAAAG GTAGCTCAAGTACTATTGACACTGCCTTATTCTTTCTCTCAACTGGGTATGGTGTCAGGGATTGTATTCCAAGTATTCTACGGACTTGTTGGAAGCTGGACTGCTTATCTTATCATTGTACTCTGCATTGAGTACAGAAGCCGAAAGAAGAAAGAGAACTTTAACTTCAAAAACCATGTCATACAG TGGTTTGAAGTGCTTGATGGGTTACTGGGTCCATACTGGAAAGCTCTAGGACTTGCTTTCAACTGTACTTTCCTTCTCTTCGGATCTGTAATTCAGTTTATTGGTTGTGCCAG attttacaggttaggtggagttcttcttgtgtaa
- the LOC136208957 gene encoding auxin transporter-like protein 1 isoform X3, with protein MVSGIVFQVFYGLVGSWTAYLIIVLCIEYRSRKKKENFNFKNHVIQWFEVLDGLLGPYWKALGLAFNCTFLLFGSVIQFIGCASNIYYINDHLDKSTWTYIFGACCATIVFIPSFHNYRIWSFLGLGMTTYVTSLNPNI; from the exons ATGGTGTCAGGGATTGTATTCCAAGTATTCTACGGACTTGTTGGAAGCTGGACTGCTTATCTTATCATTGTACTCTGCATTGAGTACAGAAGCCGAAAGAAGAAAGAGAACTTTAACTTCAAAAACCATGTCATACAG TGGTTTGAAGTGCTTGATGGGTTACTGGGTCCATACTGGAAAGCTCTAGGACTTGCTTTCAACTGTACTTTCCTTCTCTTCGGATCTGTAATTCAGTTTATTGGTTGTGCCAG TAACATATATTACATCAATGACCATCTGGACAAGAGCACATGGACATACATTTTTGGAGCTTGCTGTGCTACAATTGTTTTCATACCCTCTTTCCATAACTATCGTATTTGGTCCTTTCTTGGTCTGGGTATGACCACTtatgtaacatccctaaaccctaacatatga
- the LOC136208957 gene encoding vesicle-fusing ATPase-like isoform X4 — MQIVNQREAASRSIFKHKEFDLQSLGIGGLSADFADIFQRAFASRVFLSHVTSKLGMKHVKGTLLYGPPGTGKTLMARQIGKVMNGKEPKILEADLSQVAMVMELEDEIEVTDDIETTDAILASSSQTI; from the exons ATGCAGATTGTTAATCAACGTGAAGCTGCCAGTAGAAGCATCTTCAAGCATAAAGAGTTTGATCTACAGTCGCTGGGTATAGGTGGCTTAAGTGCAGACTTTGCAGATATATTTCAGAGAGCATTCGCCTCTAGAGTGTTCCTGTCTCATGTGACAAGCAA ACTGGGGATGAAACATGTGAAGGGTACACTTCTGTATGGACCTCCTGGTACGGGAAAAACACTAATGGCTCGTCAAATTGGGAAAGTCATGAATGGGAAGGAACCAAAG ATCCTTGAAGCCGATCTATCACAAGTGGCAATGGTGATGGAACTTGAGGATGAGATAGAAGTGACTGATGATATAGAAACAACAGATGCGATTTTAGCGTCTAGTTCACAAACAATATGA
- the LOC136208957 gene encoding auxin transporter-like protein 1 isoform X2, with translation MISSDTYFIFEVSNASGIKVAQVLLTLPYSFSQLGMVSGIVFQVFYGLVGSWTAYLIIVLCIEYRSRKKKENFNFKNHVIQWFEVLDGLLGPYWKALGLAFNCTFLLFGSVIQFIGCASNIYYINDHLDKSTWTYIFGACCATIVFIPSFHNYRIWSFLGLDFTG, from the exons ATGATTTCAAGTGACACATACTTTATCTTTGAGGTATCAAATGCAAGTGGTATAAAG GTAGCTCAAGTACTATTGACACTGCCTTATTCTTTCTCTCAACTGGGTATGGTGTCAGGGATTGTATTCCAAGTATTCTACGGACTTGTTGGAAGCTGGACTGCTTATCTTATCATTGTACTCTGCATTGAGTACAGAAGCCGAAAGAAGAAAGAGAACTTTAACTTCAAAAACCATGTCATACAG TGGTTTGAAGTGCTTGATGGGTTACTGGGTCCATACTGGAAAGCTCTAGGACTTGCTTTCAACTGTACTTTCCTTCTCTTCGGATCTGTAATTCAGTTTATTGGTTGTGCCAG TAACATATATTACATCAATGACCATCTGGACAAGAGCACATGGACATACATTTTTGGAGCTTGCTGTGCTACAATTGTTTTCATACCCTCTTTCCATAACTATCGTATTTGGTCCTTTCTTGGTCTGG attttacaggttag
- the LOC136208957 gene encoding auxin transporter-like protein 1 isoform X1 has protein sequence MISSDTYFIFEVSNASGIKVAQVLLTLPYSFSQLGMVSGIVFQVFYGLVGSWTAYLIIVLCIEYRSRKKKENFNFKNHVIQWFEVLDGLLGPYWKALGLAFNCTFLLFGSVIQFIGCASNIYYINDHLDKSTWTYIFGACCATIVFIPSFHNYRIWSFLGLGMTTYVTSLNPNI, from the exons ATGATTTCAAGTGACACATACTTTATCTTTGAGGTATCAAATGCAAGTGGTATAAAG GTAGCTCAAGTACTATTGACACTGCCTTATTCTTTCTCTCAACTGGGTATGGTGTCAGGGATTGTATTCCAAGTATTCTACGGACTTGTTGGAAGCTGGACTGCTTATCTTATCATTGTACTCTGCATTGAGTACAGAAGCCGAAAGAAGAAAGAGAACTTTAACTTCAAAAACCATGTCATACAG TGGTTTGAAGTGCTTGATGGGTTACTGGGTCCATACTGGAAAGCTCTAGGACTTGCTTTCAACTGTACTTTCCTTCTCTTCGGATCTGTAATTCAGTTTATTGGTTGTGCCAG TAACATATATTACATCAATGACCATCTGGACAAGAGCACATGGACATACATTTTTGGAGCTTGCTGTGCTACAATTGTTTTCATACCCTCTTTCCATAACTATCGTATTTGGTCCTTTCTTGGTCTGGGTATGACCACTtatgtaacatccctaaaccctaacatatga